From Vogesella sp. XCS3, the proteins below share one genomic window:
- a CDS encoding SDR family oxidoreductase, which yields MTQTFEKDYLAGRVVLVTGATQGIGRETALAAAAHGATVVLLARSVKGLEKVYDEIVAAGGPEPVAIPLDLLKASDDDFNTMAYQIKHAVGRLDGIVHCAAHFYALSPLVDQRIDEWMNQYRINTVAPFALTRACMPLLTSAADASVVFVGETHGQQPGPFWGAFGASKAGVGYLMQVAASEWDVYPNLRVNLLVPGPVNSPQRTRTHPGEAKSERGELADLMPHMLYWLGGASRGRSGETTVLDLRTIA from the coding sequence ATGACGCAAACGTTTGAAAAAGATTATCTGGCTGGCCGCGTGGTGCTGGTTACCGGTGCTACCCAGGGCATAGGCCGCGAAACGGCACTGGCCGCCGCCGCCCACGGTGCTACCGTAGTATTGTTGGCGCGCAGCGTGAAAGGCCTGGAAAAGGTATACGACGAAATCGTAGCGGCAGGCGGCCCGGAACCGGTAGCCATCCCGCTGGATCTGCTCAAGGCCAGCGATGACGACTTCAACACCATGGCCTACCAGATCAAGCACGCGGTAGGCCGCCTCGATGGCATCGTGCACTGCGCCGCGCACTTTTACGCGCTGTCGCCGCTGGTGGACCAGCGCATTGACGAATGGATGAACCAGTACCGCATCAACACGGTAGCGCCGTTTGCGCTGACCCGTGCCTGCATGCCGCTGCTCACTAGCGCAGCCGATGCCAGCGTGGTGTTTGTGGGTGAAACCCACGGCCAGCAGCCGGGGCCATTCTGGGGTGCGTTTGGCGCGTCCAAGGCCGGCGTGGGCTATCTGATGCAGGTGGCGGCGTCCGAGTGGGACGTGTACCCGAACCTGCGGGTAAACCTGTTGGTGCCAGGCCCGGTGAACTCGCCGCAGCGCACGCGCACCCACCCTGGCGAAGCCAAGAGCGAGCGTGGCGAGCTGGCCGACCTGATGCCGCACATGCTGTACTGGCTAGGCGGCGCCAGCCGTGGCCGCAGTGGCGAAACCACGGTGCTGGATTTGCGCACTATTGCATAA
- a CDS encoding DUF2325 domain-containing protein: protein MNAMLVGADTLGNIPGVLDEFGISIHKHLSGRNSSHQRKLDRLPAGTDLLILFTDFLGHNVMKHFRELANEEKVRFIACRRSVCSLKQQLNCVGFTEKQHCASCPNACQKPGSSGKVRKH, encoded by the coding sequence ATGAATGCCATGCTGGTAGGAGCAGATACTTTGGGCAATATCCCGGGGGTGCTGGACGAGTTCGGCATCAGCATCCACAAACACCTGAGCGGCCGTAACAGCTCGCACCAGCGCAAGCTGGACCGCCTGCCGGCCGGCACCGACCTGCTGATCCTGTTTACCGACTTTCTGGGCCACAACGTGATGAAGCACTTTCGCGAGCTGGCCAACGAAGAAAAAGTGCGCTTCATCGCCTGCCGCCGCTCGGTATGCTCGCTGAAGCAGCAGCTGAACTGTGTCGGCTTTACCGAAAAACAGCACTGTGCCAGCTGCCCCAATGCCTGCCAGAAACCCGGTAGCAGCGGCAAGGTGCGCAAGCACTAA
- a CDS encoding zf-HC2 domain-containing protein, whose product MSCKQASRLISDGMDRPLSRSEQVRLSFHLLLCRNCRHFRQQMQQLRSGIRRARDE is encoded by the coding sequence ATGAGCTGCAAACAGGCTAGCCGCCTGATTTCTGATGGCATGGACCGCCCGCTGAGCCGCAGCGAACAAGTGCGTTTGTCGTTTCACCTGCTGTTGTGCCGCAATTGCCGGCATTTTCGTCAGCAAATGCAGCAGCTGCGTAGCGGTATCCGCCGCGCCCGCGACGAATAA
- a CDS encoding sigma-70 family RNA polymerase sigma factor, producing the protein MSASPEQIEAERPWLLRYARAQLQDQAAAEDAVQEALLAALEGRERFAGQASVRTWLISILRFKLVDTIRRQQREVATDLSENTDLSDLDGLFDGQGAWQQAVRAWGVPEEGLLAKQFWQVYQHCAQAMPKRTAMVFAMREVMDMDIAEICQNLSITATNCSVMLYRARMSLRECLELRWFQKEGA; encoded by the coding sequence ATGAGTGCCAGCCCAGAACAGATAGAAGCCGAGCGCCCCTGGCTGCTGCGCTACGCCCGCGCCCAGCTGCAAGACCAGGCCGCCGCCGAAGACGCGGTGCAGGAAGCCCTGTTGGCCGCACTGGAGGGGCGCGAGCGTTTTGCCGGCCAGGCCAGCGTGCGTACCTGGCTTATCTCCATACTGCGCTTCAAGCTGGTGGATACCATACGTCGCCAGCAGCGCGAGGTAGCCACCGACCTGAGCGAAAACACCGACCTGTCCGACCTGGATGGCCTGTTTGATGGCCAGGGTGCGTGGCAGCAGGCGGTGCGCGCCTGGGGTGTGCCGGAAGAGGGGCTGTTGGCCAAGCAGTTCTGGCAGGTATACCAGCACTGCGCGCAGGCGATGCCCAAGCGCACCGCCATGGTGTTTGCCATGCGCGAGGTGATGGATATGGACATCGCCGAGATTTGTCAGAACTTATCGATAACAGCGACTAATTGCTCTGTGATGTTGTACCGCGCGCGCATGAGCTTGCGCGAATGCCTTGAGCTACGCTGGTTCCAGAAGGAGGGGGCGTGA
- the radA gene encoding DNA repair protein RadA codes for MAKLKTQYQCGECGGTSPKWQGQCPHCGAWNSLAETVATPPAAAANARFQSWTAQTQPVQQLSQVQAAEVPRESCGIEELDRVLGGGIVKGAVILLGGDPGIGKSTLLLQALATIGANRKVLYVSGEESPQQIALRASRLAVDASRVRLLSEIRLEAIIPALQAEMPEVAVIDSIQTLYSDQVTSAPGSVSQVRECAAQLTRIAKQSGITIILVGHVTKEGSLAGPRVLEHIVDTVLYFEGDSHSSYRMIRAIKNRFGAANELGVFAMTDRGLRGVSNPSAIFLSSYRDDVSGSCVLVTQEGSRPLLVEIQALVDDAHGFQPKRLSVGLEQNRLAMLMAVLNRHASIACFDQDVFLNAVGGVKINEPAADLAVILAMVSSLRNKPLPEKLVVFGEVGLSGEVRPVARGQERLKEAAKLGFERAIVPAANKPRQDIEGLEVIAVERLSEAVDFCIRR; via the coding sequence ATGGCAAAACTCAAAACGCAATATCAATGCGGCGAGTGCGGTGGCACCTCGCCCAAATGGCAAGGCCAGTGTCCGCACTGCGGCGCCTGGAACAGCCTGGCCGAAACCGTGGCCACCCCGCCTGCTGCTGCGGCCAACGCGCGCTTCCAGAGCTGGACTGCGCAAACGCAGCCGGTACAGCAGCTGTCGCAAGTACAGGCCGCCGAAGTGCCGCGCGAATCGTGCGGTATCGAAGAGCTGGACCGTGTACTGGGCGGCGGCATCGTGAAAGGTGCTGTCATCCTGCTGGGCGGCGACCCCGGCATTGGCAAATCCACATTGCTGCTGCAGGCGCTGGCGACCATCGGTGCCAACCGCAAGGTGCTGTACGTATCCGGCGAGGAATCGCCGCAGCAGATTGCCCTGCGTGCCAGCCGCCTGGCGGTGGATGCCAGCCGCGTGCGGCTGCTGTCCGAAATCCGCCTGGAAGCCATCATCCCCGCACTGCAGGCCGAAATGCCCGAAGTGGCGGTGATCGACTCCATCCAGACGCTGTATTCCGACCAGGTGACGTCGGCCCCCGGCTCGGTATCGCAGGTACGCGAGTGCGCGGCGCAGCTGACGCGTATCGCCAAGCAAAGCGGCATTACCATTATTCTGGTGGGCCACGTCACCAAGGAAGGCTCGCTGGCCGGCCCGCGCGTGCTGGAGCACATCGTGGATACCGTGCTGTATTTCGAGGGCGATAGCCACTCCAGCTACCGCATGATCCGCGCCATCAAGAACCGCTTTGGCGCGGCCAACGAGCTGGGCGTGTTCGCCATGACCGACCGCGGCCTGCGTGGCGTGTCCAACCCGTCGGCCATTTTCTTGTCCAGCTACCGCGACGACGTGTCCGGCTCCTGCGTGCTAGTGACGCAAGAGGGCAGCCGCCCGCTGCTGGTGGAAATCCAGGCGCTGGTGGACGACGCGCACGGCTTCCAGCCCAAGCGCCTGAGCGTGGGCCTGGAGCAAAACCGCCTGGCCATGCTGATGGCGGTGCTGAACCGCCACGCCAGCATTGCCTGCTTCGACCAGGACGTGTTCCTGAACGCGGTGGGCGGGGTGAAGATCAACGAACCGGCCGCCGACCTGGCGGTGATTCTGGCCATGGTATCGTCGCTGCGGAACAAGCCGCTGCCCGAGAAACTGGTGGTGTTTGGCGAGGTGGGGTTGTCTGGCGAGGTGCGCCCGGTGGCGCGCGGCCAGGAGCGCCTGAAAGAGGCCGCCAAGCTGGGCTTCGAGCGCGCCATCGTGCCGGCGGCCAACAAGCCGCGCCAGGACATAGAAGGCCTGGAAGTCATCGCGGTCGAGCGCCTGTCCGAGGCGGTCGATTTTTGCATTCGTCGCTAA